The Fischerella sp. PCC 9605 genome contains a region encoding:
- a CDS encoding sodium:calcium antiporter, which translates to MRSLRRAAFFPCFFDMKLFFWVLVLAAAAWGAHWGADKLAEPLKKVRQQWGLSEAAGAAFIALATASPEVGTNVASAVRGLKDIGLGNLLGSNIISVPAIVTVAYIASRKRTKNSSESSRRRQHSMQVKPEALYVQALPYLAIIALAAVLTLPQPWRGLQPIDGWIMFAAYLVYVAQAIMRDRQDGQVVRWNKKEIIVAILGVLLLALGAYLTVTATENIVTLLGISKLIGGLFITSSMSIAPEIFATWSVARSGQVTAATTNVIADNTVTMTLAFFPLALVNLLIDNLLIFSVNLAFVALLGIVYAAFIYWGSDKNSFQFWEVLALNGVYFAYLAVMLFGVLKVF; encoded by the coding sequence ATGCGATCGCTTCGGCGTGCTGCCTTTTTCCCTTGCTTCTTTGATATGAAATTATTTTTCTGGGTGTTGGTTCTGGCTGCTGCTGCATGGGGGGCGCACTGGGGAGCAGACAAACTAGCTGAACCGCTCAAAAAAGTGCGACAACAATGGGGTTTATCAGAAGCCGCAGGCGCTGCTTTTATTGCTCTTGCCACTGCCAGCCCAGAAGTAGGTACTAACGTTGCCAGCGCTGTTCGCGGTTTGAAAGATATTGGACTGGGCAATTTACTCGGTTCAAATATTATTTCTGTGCCGGCAATTGTTACTGTTGCATACATAGCCTCTCGCAAACGTACCAAAAACTCTTCTGAGTCCAGTCGCCGCCGTCAACATTCAATGCAGGTTAAACCAGAGGCTTTATATGTACAAGCCTTGCCTTATCTAGCAATTATCGCATTGGCAGCCGTACTAACTCTTCCTCAGCCTTGGCGGGGACTCCAACCTATTGACGGTTGGATTATGTTTGCAGCTTACTTAGTTTATGTAGCACAAGCAATAATGCGCGATCGCCAGGATGGTCAAGTCGTACGATGGAATAAAAAAGAGATTATTGTTGCCATTTTAGGTGTTCTCTTGTTAGCTTTAGGTGCTTATTTAACAGTAACAGCAACAGAAAATATTGTTACTTTATTAGGAATTTCCAAGCTGATAGGTGGACTGTTCATCACGTCTAGCATGAGTATTGCACCAGAAATATTTGCTACCTGGAGTGTAGCGCGTAGCGGTCAAGTCACGGCTGCTACCACAAACGTCATTGCCGACAATACAGTTACCATGACACTGGCTTTCTTTCCACTGGCACTGGTAAATTTGCTTATAGACAACTTATTGATATTTTCCGTTAATTTAGCTTTTGTGGCATTGCTAGGGATAGTATATGCTGCCTTTATTTATTGGGGTTCTGACAAAAACAGTTTCCAGTTTTGGGAAGTACTCGCACTCAACGGAGTCTATTTTGCTTACCTAGCTGTGATGCTCTTTGGTGTTTTAAAAGTTTTCTAG
- a CDS encoding energy-coupling factor transporter transmembrane component T family protein, producing the protein MTSSRVPVLYQDKDTVIHRRDPRVKIVLFFLLFLYLFLAPNWEWLMVATILGLILAAMSRTPWKWIALLWAIHIPTFITLILVPAGADLLAGDFSKALEAATAELRLVLAWTASIIISISLLSTMDADELTRGLRSLRLPGVVAFAVGLSYRLLYTTLSEAFRIADAMKMKGVDLDPRHFFRFIWNSMKISLPVLFAVLRRGPTLMSALEMRGFLRGRNSGLGKLDLGDVVFLLIGLIVFGLAVCDRFGVLPFSLASLI; encoded by the coding sequence GTGACTTCCTCTCGCGTACCTGTCCTTTACCAAGATAAAGACACGGTTATTCACCGCCGCGATCCGCGTGTGAAGATTGTGTTGTTCTTTTTGCTGTTTTTATACCTGTTTTTAGCCCCAAACTGGGAATGGCTGATGGTGGCAACTATTTTGGGACTGATCCTAGCTGCAATGTCGCGCACTCCCTGGAAGTGGATAGCTTTGCTATGGGCAATTCACATCCCGACCTTTATTACTCTAATTCTCGTTCCAGCAGGTGCTGATTTATTGGCAGGGGACTTTAGCAAAGCCTTGGAAGCAGCCACCGCCGAACTGCGTCTCGTATTGGCATGGACAGCCTCAATCATCATCAGCATTTCTTTACTTTCGACAATGGACGCGGATGAATTGACCAGAGGTTTGCGTTCTTTGCGTCTCCCTGGAGTGGTTGCCTTTGCTGTTGGATTGTCGTACCGACTACTATACACTACCCTCAGCGAAGCTTTCCGGATTGCTGATGCCATGAAGATGAAAGGTGTTGACTTAGATCCGAGGCACTTCTTCCGCTTCATCTGGAATTCGATGAAGATTTCTCTCCCGGTTTTGTTCGCGGTTCTTAGACGTGGTCCGACACTGATGTCAGCATTAGAGATGCGAGGGTTTTTGAGGGGACGTAATAGTGGATTAGGAAAGTTAGACCTTGGGGATGTAGTTTTTCTCCTCATTGGTCTTATAGTATTTGGTTTAGCTGTATGCGATCGCTTCGGCGTGCTGCCTTTTTCCCTTGCTTCTTTGATATGA